The genomic region TAGTTCTCAACATTGGTCAGGAAATTGAACATTTCCTGCTGACTTTTATTCGCTTGTACTTTTTGACTTTCTAATTTCATATTATGGTTTCCAGTTTGCCGGATCTTTTCTCCAGGTTCTAAGAATATCGGCTTCTTCAGTGTTTATATAATTGGTGTTATGAGCAGTGTCTATTAAATGATCGTAATCGCTCAACGTGTGTAGTTCTATTTCTGCTACTTTGAAATTTTCTTCGGAAGCATCAAAACCATAGGTGAAAATAGCGAACATCCCCTTAACATTGGCGCCAGCTTCTTTTAGTGCGTTAACCGCATTCAGACTGCTTTTACCGGTACTTATCAAATCTTCGATAACTACAACGCTTTGGCCAGGCTCCAGGTTTCCCTCGATCTGGTTTTTTCTACCATGGCTTTTTGGTTCAGGCCGCACATAGACAAATGGAAGACTTAGATATTCTGCTACCAGCATTCCAATTCCTATTGCACCAGTCGCAACTCCAGCAATAACATCTGCTTTGCCGTATTTCAATTCAATTTGCTTGGCGAAATGCTCTCTAACATAGTTTCTAATGCTAGGATAGGAAAGAATAATTCGGTTATCGCAGTAGATTGGCGACTTCCAGCCACTAGCCCATGTAAAAGGCTCTTGCGGTTCTAATTTTATTGCTTTAATTTGCATTAAAAGCTCAGCGGTCTTTTTTGCTGTTTCCTTATTCAAAATCATAGATACAAATGTATAAAGTTTTTGTGAATGATATCCCCATAATAATTTCTACGAGAAAGGATTTTGGAGGAAACTATAAGAACTATCGATTAAAAACAGTTCGTCTTAAAAAAATAGTCCGGAAGATCCTGGATGGCAGACTCACCCACGTAAATCTTTATAATAAGGATGAAACCAAATTGCTGGATCTTCTTCTGAAGAAAATGAAGGTAGTCACTGCTGCTGGCGGAATGGTGATCAATTCAAAGGAAGAAATCCTATTTATTTATCGCAATAATCGTTGGGACCTTCCAAAGGGGAAAACAGAAAAAAATGAAAGTATTGAGGACTCTGCGATTCGTGAGGTAGAGGAGGAGACCGGTGTTCAGGGACTCGAGATCAAACGTTTTATCACCAGGACCTTTCATATTTTTAAAAGGAATGGCAAACTTCGCTTAAAGGAAACTTACTGGTACGAAATGTATACTGAATATGAAGGTGACCTGGTACCGGAAGCTAAAGAAGGGATTAAAAAAGCTAAATGGAAGAATTATGAGAAGACCCAGAAGGCACTCACAAAATCCTATGCGAATATTTTAATGCTTTTTCCTGAACGTTATTTAGCGGGGCAATCTAAAGATAGGATAGCGTAAATGTGCCTCTTCGTAGTTTGTAGATTGCTTATGTAACCAATCCAGCTGCGCATACCAGTTATTTCTGAAATCTGCATCCTCCCTTTTCTTTTGATCGAATTCTTTCTGAAGATTAGCATTGTTGTCCAGCAATTCTTTCGCTTTATCTTCAAAAACATAAGGAGAAAATCCTTCTTTCTGTTGAAGAACGGTATCAAAGAAATTCCAGTTAAAGAAAGAATCTGTAGCAGAAGGTTCCAGAGTTTCCAGAAGGTATCGGGCTCCATCCTGAAAAGTGGTTACGAGGAAATCTCCTTTTCTAAAACGGACTTCTTCCACTGTCTTACTTACTTTCGTATTTTGATGTGGATAATGACCTTCATATGGGTTTTCTGAAGTATCGTAATCTTCGATCTTATAAACTTCAACCTGGATCAATGTATCACGATCCAGCGGTTCCATCTTAATATTATTCATTTTAAGGCGGTCCACAACCTGCCACCAACCTTGCGGAATTACGTAAGCTCGAGGGATCTCTACTTCTTCAGTAGCCTTGAAATTATCGTAATACTCTATCTCTTTAGTGAATTCTTTACTATTATCATACTTCAGGCGTTCTCCACCTGTGACTTCACTGGCAATATTTTCAGCTTCATAACCCTTAAAATCTCTTTTGCTTGGGTTTTCCTCGTCAACTTCAAACTTCAGGTTATAATGTCTGTCTGTCAAATACTTTCTTTTCGCCTGATTTCGTAAATCTTTGATCCTTGATGATTCTTTGTCTGTGATCCTGATCATGGACTGCATCAATTCATAGGTTCCATAAACTCGCTTGTCATATCTTTTCAGCATATGTGTCTCAACCATCATTCCCAGGGTATTCCATAAAGTGGTGTAACCTGTGCTGTATCTGGGAGAATCCATAAACTGGGAAAAACCTGCTTCTGGAACATCGTTGAAGACATTTACATAAGGCGTGATATCCCAATTTTTATTCTTTAAGGAATCTTCCAGAGCGGGCATCATGGTTTCATTTAAATATTTACCAAGATTCCCTCCAAGTTTGTCATGCTGAGTAAAAAGGTGGGTAAGCGTATACTGGTAATCTGCGCCATTGCTTACGTGATTATCTATAAATACTTCCGGGTCTACGTAGTGAAAAATCTCGTAGAAGGTTTGAGCATTTTTAGTGTCGGCTTTTATAAAATCCCGGTTAAGATCATAGTTACGGGCATTTCCGCGGAAACCGTATTCCTTTGGGCCATTTTGATTGGTTCTTGTGCCGGAGTTACGATTTAGTGCTCCACCAACATTGTAAATAGGTATTGTAGCAACGATCGTATTTTTTGGTGAATTTATGGAATCTCCAGCCATATCTCTGAAGAGCATCATGGTCGCATCGATACCATCACTCTCCCCAGGGTGAATACCGTTATTAATAAGAATAAAACTATGCGACTTGCGTATCTTATCCAGGTCAAATTCTCCATCAGCATTGTAAATGGCCAGGTGCAAAGGATAGCCGCTATCTGTGCTTCCAAATTCAATAAGGTCTACGGAAGGATATGCTTCAGCGAGTTTTTCATAATAGCTAATAACTTCCTCGTAAGTGCCAGTTTCCTTACCACCAGATTTTTCGAAACGCGTTTCGAAATCGTAATCTTTAACCAGTTTGTATTTCGAAAAGTCGCAAGAACTAAAGCTGATTGCCAGCCCCAATATCAACCACAATTTTTTCATAAATATTTCTAAAAATGGAAGCGTAAACTTAGTTAAAAACTGACACTATTGCTAAAAATGAGAGCATTTCTAGCAGGTTACAGGTTGATGTTAAATTAAAACTAATCCCTTCGCCAGTTTACTGCAGCTATTTAAAACGGGTTATTTTTGTTGAAAACTGAAAGATGAGAAAGAATATAAGAAATCTGTGTATAGCTGGAACCGTCCTGTTTTCGGTAAATATGATGGGTCAGGCTATCGAGAATCTAAGTGAGGAGAAAAAGAATGAGTTGGCTCAATCTGGACCAGATATCGTTAAAACAACCGTTGGGGAACTAAAACTACCAGCGCCGTTTTCAACTGAATCTGTAACTAAGGAGAGTAAGCTCGTTGAATGGCCGGAAGGTGAGATGCCTAAAGCACCAGCTGGTTTTAAGGTGACCAAATTCGCCGAAGGTCTGGAACATCCAAGACGAACTTATGTTGCTCCAAATCATGATATTTTCGTAGTAGAGTCTGATGATGCCAAGAAAAGTGCGAATAAGATTACGATGTTCCGTGATAAGGATCAGGACGGAGTACCTGATGAGAAATACAGTTTTCTTAAGAACCTGAATCAACCATACGGAATGCTGGTAATGGGAGACTGGTTTTATGTAGCCAATGTAGACGGCGTAGTTCGTTTTTCATATAAGGAGGGACAGAATGCTATTGATCAAAAAGGGGAAGAGGTTTATGCGCTTCCTGCAGGTGGTTACAATCACCACTGGACTAGAAATATGATCGCCAGTCCTGATAATAAGAAAATATACATCACTGTAGGTAGTTCCAGTAATGTGGGTGAACACGGGATGGAGAAAGAAGAACGCAGGGCCAATATTATCGAGATCAATCCTGATGGTAGTGGTGAAAGAATTTATGCTTCTGGTTTGAGAAATCCAGTAGGTGTGGATTGGAATCCAATTACCGGCGAACTTTGGGCAGCCGTAAATGAAAGAGATAAGATAGGTGATAATCTGGTTCCAGATTATGTGACCAGTGTGAAAGATGGTGGCTGGTATGGATGGCCATATTCTTATTATGGTGATGTTAAAGATCCAAGATGGGCTAATGATCCACATAATGAGCTGGTGGAAAAAGCTATTATTCCAGATGTGCCAGTGGGTGCTCATACAGCATCACTTGGATTGACTTTTTATACTCAGGAAGCATTTCCAGAGAAGTATCATAATGGAGCATTTGTAGGTCAGCATGGATCATGGAACAGATCGAATTTTGCAGGATATAAAGTGGTATTCA from Christiangramia sp. OXR-203 harbors:
- the pyrE gene encoding orotate phosphoribosyltransferase — translated: MILNKETAKKTAELLMQIKAIKLEPQEPFTWASGWKSPIYCDNRIILSYPSIRNYVREHFAKQIELKYGKADVIAGVATGAIGIGMLVAEYLSLPFVYVRPEPKSHGRKNQIEGNLEPGQSVVVIEDLISTGKSSLNAVNALKEAGANVKGMFAIFTYGFDASEENFKVAEIELHTLSDYDHLIDTAHNTNYINTEEADILRTWRKDPANWKP
- a CDS encoding NUDIX hydrolase; the encoded protein is MYKVFVNDIPIIISTRKDFGGNYKNYRLKTVRLKKIVRKILDGRLTHVNLYNKDETKLLDLLLKKMKVVTAAGGMVINSKEEILFIYRNNRWDLPKGKTEKNESIEDSAIREVEEETGVQGLEIKRFITRTFHIFKRNGKLRLKETYWYEMYTEYEGDLVPEAKEGIKKAKWKNYEKTQKALTKSYANILMLFPERYLAGQSKDRIA
- a CDS encoding M14 family metallopeptidase gives rise to the protein MKKLWLILGLAISFSSCDFSKYKLVKDYDFETRFEKSGGKETGTYEEVISYYEKLAEAYPSVDLIEFGSTDSGYPLHLAIYNADGEFDLDKIRKSHSFILINNGIHPGESDGIDATMMLFRDMAGDSINSPKNTIVATIPIYNVGGALNRNSGTRTNQNGPKEYGFRGNARNYDLNRDFIKADTKNAQTFYEIFHYVDPEVFIDNHVSNGADYQYTLTHLFTQHDKLGGNLGKYLNETMMPALEDSLKNKNWDITPYVNVFNDVPEAGFSQFMDSPRYSTGYTTLWNTLGMMVETHMLKRYDKRVYGTYELMQSMIRITDKESSRIKDLRNQAKRKYLTDRHYNLKFEVDEENPSKRDFKGYEAENIASEVTGGERLKYDNSKEFTKEIEYYDNFKATEEVEIPRAYVIPQGWWQVVDRLKMNNIKMEPLDRDTLIQVEVYKIEDYDTSENPYEGHYPHQNTKVSKTVEEVRFRKGDFLVTTFQDGARYLLETLEPSATDSFFNWNFFDTVLQQKEGFSPYVFEDKAKELLDNNANLQKEFDQKKREDADFRNNWYAQLDWLHKQSTNYEEAHLRYPIFRLPR
- a CDS encoding PQQ-dependent sugar dehydrogenase, with the translated sequence MRKNIRNLCIAGTVLFSVNMMGQAIENLSEEKKNELAQSGPDIVKTTVGELKLPAPFSTESVTKESKLVEWPEGEMPKAPAGFKVTKFAEGLEHPRRTYVAPNHDIFVVESDDAKKSANKITMFRDKDQDGVPDEKYSFLKNLNQPYGMLVMGDWFYVANVDGVVRFSYKEGQNAIDQKGEEVYALPAGGYNHHWTRNMIASPDNKKIYITVGSSSNVGEHGMEKEERRANIIEINPDGSGERIYASGLRNPVGVDWNPITGELWAAVNERDKIGDNLVPDYVTSVKDGGWYGWPYSYYGDVKDPRWANDPHNELVEKAIIPDVPVGAHTASLGLTFYTQEAFPEKYHNGAFVGQHGSWNRSNFAGYKVVFIPFDENGIPQEPEDFLTGFIASNDSSQVYGRPVGVTTLPDGSLLVNDDDGNTIWRVSAE